Part of the Bifidobacterium sp. ESL0775 genome is shown below.
GCCGATTTTGCCGGGGTTCTCCTCTTTGGCCGCGGCCTCGACGTAGCTGCCGATGCCGGGCAGCGCGTAGGTGCGGTTATTGACGGAGATCATTTCCGAGGCGGTCAGGAAGAACCAGCCGCCGCCGACGCTCATCATCATGTTCCACAAGAGCGGGATCATGGAGTTCGGCACGTCGAGCACCCAGAAGCGCTGCCAATGCGAAAGCCGCAGGTTGCGCGCTGCCTCGTCAAGCTCCTTGGGCTCGCTTTGCAGGGAGCGGTAGAAGGAGAAGGTCATGTTCCAGGCCTGCGAGGTGAAGATGGCGAAGATCGACGCGGCCTCGACGCCCATCATCGAGCCGGGGAAAAGCGCGAGCCAGATGGTCACGGTCGCCGAGAGGAAGCCCAGAATCGGCACGGACTGCAGGATGTCGAGCAGGGGGATGAGTACCTTGCCGAGCCTGCGCGAGCGTGCCGCGGCCAATCCGTAGACGAAGGTGAACACCAGCGAGAAGAACAGGGCGATCGTCATGCGGAAAACGGAACGCAGCCCGTAATACGGAAGGTTGCGCGGGTCGGTCGAGACGGTGGAGGGGATGCCTTTCGGCCCCACCGGCGCGTTGATGGCGGGCAGGATCCACGCGATCAGGCCGAAGATGGCGAGGATGCCGACGGCCACCACGCAGTCCGAGACCAAGCGCTTGGTGAAGCTCGTATCGCGTCCTGTCTGTGGCGCGGCGCGGTTGAAATTGAAGGAGAAGTTGGTCATGATGATTCCTCATGGATCACGTGTGGCGCGATATGCCGATACCGATGCATTGATGCGGCTATGCCGATACCGATATATTGGCGCCGATACGGTTATGTGATGAATATGGGAATCTCGAAAGTGGAATCATCTGCGGTCGGGAGAATTTCCGAGTTTGTCTTACGCCCGTAGCGAGACGTGCGAAAGCATGGGAAACGTTACGCCCAGAGCCGAGTCATCGTGTCGAGATGAGGTTGTGCACAGCTGCACAAATGATGCAGATCGTTGATACTACTAGGAAGATCGTCAGCCATGATCCCCACCTCCTTCGACTCGGTGTGCCAAGCACAAAAATTATTACCGCCCCTAAAATAAGGGCGTTCGCCGCATTTGTCAACTTGGTTTGTTTCGGGAGTATGACCACCTTAGATATAGGAAGCCAAAACCAGCGAGGACCGTGAAACGAGTAAAAACATGGCAGAAACCGTGTCGGAATAATAAGGATGACCGCATTGCCGGACACGCGAATTCCATTTGGAAAGTGTCGGGGAGCGTCGCTAAAATAGCCCGTTGTTATGCCAAGAGGCGGGCTGCCGCATGGGTCCGCTTCTTCATTTGGGTTCAGCCTCGCGGACCCGCCCGTTGGTTCGGGTGCTCCGTTACGGCGAATCGGCGACATTCCGCCGGGTTCCGGTGGAATACGATAGTGGGCGCGTTCGGCTCCATCAGCCGCTGGGCACGAAAGTGCGGTGCGCCCCTGACATGTACGCTGATATGCGGCAGCGACAGGTGAAACAATGGTTAACGCTATTGAGGCATTTGATGCCAAGCACATGAAGCCCTCGGATTCCATTCCGGAGTTCCGTCCCGGCGACACCGTCGAGGTCAACGTCAAGATCCAGGAGGGCAACAACTCCCGTCTTCAGGCGTTCACCGGCGTGGTGATCGCGCGTTCGGGCGCCGGCCTGCGCGAGACGTTCGTCGTCCGCAAGGTCAGCTTCGGCTGCGGCGTGGAGCGTCGCTTCCCGCTGCACTCCCCGGTGATCGATTCCATCAAGGTGCTGCGTCATGGCCGCGTTCGTCGCGCCAAGCTCTACTACCTGCGCGCTTTGCGTGGCAAGGCCGCTCGTATCACCGAGCGTCAGGACAACAGCGACAAGGCGTGAATGCAGGCCTGACAGGCTATGTGCGAGACGGCAGCCGAACTTTAAGCGAGTTCGACCGCCGTTTTCATTTTTCATGGTAGGGTTTATCGACCA
Proteins encoded:
- the rplS gene encoding 50S ribosomal protein L19; this translates as MVNAIEAFDAKHMKPSDSIPEFRPGDTVEVNVKIQEGNNSRLQAFTGVVIARSGAGLRETFVVRKVSFGCGVERRFPLHSPVIDSIKVLRHGRVRRAKLYYLRALRGKAARITERQDNSDKA